One part of the Solanum dulcamara chromosome 8, daSolDulc1.2, whole genome shotgun sequence genome encodes these proteins:
- the LOC129900942 gene encoding elongation factor 1-alpha-like has protein sequence MGKEKIHISIVVIGHVDSGKSTTTGHLIYKLGGIDKRVIERFEKEAAEMNKRSFKYAWVLDKLKAERERGITIDIALWKFETTKYYCTVIDAPGHRDFIKNMITGTSQADCAVLIIDSTTGGFEAGISKDGQTREHALLAFTLGVKQMICCCNKMDATTPKYSKARYDEIVKEVSSYLKKVGYNPDKIPFVPISGFEGDNMIERSTNLDWYKGPTLLDALDQINEPKRPSDKPLRLPLQDVYKIGGIGTVPVGRVETGVIKPGMVVTFGPTGLTTEVKSVEMHHEALQEALPGDNVGFNVKNVAVKDLKRGYVASNSKDDPAKGAASFTAQVIIMNHPGQIGNGYAPVLDCHTSHIAVKFAEILTKIDRRSGKELEKEPKFLKNGDAGMVKMIPTKPMVVETFAEYPPLGRFAVRDMRQTVAVGVVKNVDKKDPTGAKVTKAAQKKK, from the exons ATGGGTAAGGAGAAGATTCACATCAGTATTGTGGTCATTGGCCACGTCGACTCTGGAAAGTCGACTACCACTGGACACTTGATCTATAAGCTTGGTGGTATTGACAAGCGTGTTATCGAGAGGTTCGAGAAGGAAGCTGCTGAGATGAATAAGAGGTCATTCAAGTATGCTTGGGTGCTTGACAAACTTAAGGCTGAACGTGAGCGTGGTATCACCATTGATATTGCCTTGTGGAAGTTTGAGACCACTAAGTACTATTGCACTGTGATTGATGCCCCTGGACACAGAGACTTTATCAAGAACATGATCACTGGTACCTCACAGGCTGACTGTGCTGTCCTGATTATTGACTCCACCACTGGTGGTTTTGAAGCCGGTATCTCTAAAGATGGTCAGACCCGTGAACATGCTTTGCTTGCTTTCACCCTTGGTGTCAAGCAAATGATTTGCTGCTGCAACAAG ATGGATGCTACCACCCCCAAGTACTCCAAGGCTAGGTATGATGAAATTGTGAAGGAAGTTTCTTCCTACCTCAAGAAGGTGGGTTACAACCCTGACAAGATCCCCTTTGTCCCCATATCTGGTTTTGAAGGAGATAATATGATTGAGAGATCTACTAACCTCGACTGGTACAAGGGCCCAACTCTCCTTGATGCTCTTGACCAGATCAATGAGCCCAAGAGGCCATCAGACAAACCCCTCCGTCTTCCACTTCAGGATGTTTACAAGATTGGTGGTATTGGAACTGTCCCTGTTGGTCGTGTGGAGACTGGTGTAATTAAGCCTGGTATGGTTGTAACCTTTGGCCCTACTGGTTTGACAACTGAAGTCAAGTCTGTAGAGATGCACCACGAAGCTCTCCAAGAGGCACTCCCTGGTGATAATGTTGGGTTCAACGTTAAGAATGTTGCTGTTAAGGATCTTAAGCGTGGTTATGTTGCCTCAAACTCCAAGGATGACCCAGCCAAGGGGGCAGCCAGCTTCACTGCCCAGGTCATCATCATGAACCATCCTGGCCAGATTGGCAACGGATATGCACCAGTGCTGGACTGCCACACATCCCACATTGCTGTCAAGTTTGCTGAGATCTTGACCAAGATTGACAGGCGTTCAGGTAAGGAACTTGAGAAGGAGCCTAAGTTTTTGAAGAATGGTGATGCTGGTATGGTTAAGATGATTCCCACCAAGCCTATGGTTGTTGAGACCTTTGCTGAGTACCCACCATTGGGTCGTTTTGCTGTGAGAGACATGAGGCAAACTGTTGCTGTCGGTGTTGTCAAGAATGTTGACAAGAAGGACCCAACTGGTGCCAAAGTCACCAAGGCTGCCCAGAAGAAGAAGTGA